A segment of the Chitinophagaceae bacterium genome:
TTGCTTACCTTCCCAATTATGGAATGGTAAAACTGCGCTTAACCAGCCATGGTGCAGATGGCGCTGCTCTTGAACATGAACTGGATACGCTTTTCTTAGCCTTACAGGAGCAGGTGAAAGATATCATGATCACAAATGAAGATCTTCCGCTGGAAAAAGCATTGGGTGATTTATTGGTAAAAAGAGGAAAAAGTATGGCTACAGCAGAAAGTTGCAGTGGCGGATATATTGCACACCTGGTTACATCCATTGCCGGTTCATCAATCTACTTTAAAGGAACAGTGGTTGCCTATTCGTATGATGCAAAAGAAACCATTCTTGGAGTAAATCATCAAACACTTGAAACAAAAGGAGCCGTAAGTGAAGAAACGATTACCGAAATGTTTAATGGCCTCATGAAGGTAACCACTGCTGATTATGGCATTGCTACCAGCGGTATTATGGGCCCGGGTGGCGGAACAGAAGATAAGCCGGTAGGCACGGTTTGGGTGGCAGTTGGATCGAGAGAGAAAATGGTTGCAAAAAGATTGTATTTCCGTCACGACCGGTTGAAGAATATAGAGTTAACAGCTACAAATGCAATGATGATGCTGTTTCAGTTTGTAAAAGCAGAGGCCGTTTGATAAAGTCCAAATCTTTACCTTTGACCCCGACCAGCGATTGCATACCAAACTTGTTGAATAGAATTTCTGTACAGATGTGTGACCCGTCTTCGCTAAGGCTACGAGCGGGCAGGCACAACAGAAGCTGAACAGAACTGCAATGGCCGGTTACAAAAAATAAACTTCAAAATATTTATATGGCTTTAGTTGATTTAATTATGCCTAAACTCGGTGAAAGTATCATGGAAGCCACCATTCTGCGTTGGCATAAAAAACCGGGTGATTCTATTAAAATGGATGAAACGGTTCTGGATATTGCTACCGATAAAGTGGATAGTGAAGTGCCGAGTACAGCAGAAGGTGTGCTGAGTGAAGTATTGTTTAATGAAAATGATGTGGTACCCATTGGTGCCGTGATTGCACGCATTAAAACAGGTACTGCAGAATTGTTTGCTCCTGCTCAAGCTCCATCCCCGGTTTATGAATCAGTGAAAGCAGAAGTAATGGATGAAGATATTCCTTATCAGCCTGCAGGTGCGAAAGTAAGTGCACCAACAAATGGCATTCGTTTTTATTCTCCGCTTGTTTTGAATATTGCTGCACAGGAAGGAATTGGCATGGCTGAACTGGAAAAAATTCCCGGCACAGGTAATGAAGGACGTGTTACTAAAAAAGATATTCTGCAATATGTATCCGACAGAAAAGGAACAGGTGGCGCAAGAGTACAGGAATCAAGACAGGAAGAAGTAATGGTTGTTCCGATGAACAGGGTTGAGACGCAGCAGCAACAACCTTCATCAGTTTCCTCATCAACAGCGCCTACTATCTATAGTGGTAATGTAGAGATCATTGAAATGGACAGAATGCGGAAACTGATTGCTGATCATATGGTGAAGAGCAAGCACACCAGTCCGCATGTTACAAGCTTTACCGAAGCGGATGTAACCAACCTGGTACAGTGGAGAGATAAGATGAAGAAAGAGTTTGAAAAAAGAGAAGGAACAAAGATCACTTTCACTCCTTTGTTTATTGAAGCGATTGTGAAGTGCATTAAAAAATATCCGCTCATTAACAGCTCAGTTGATGGCGACCGAATCATTGTTAAGAAAGATATTAATATAGGAATGGCTACTGCTTTACCAAGCGGAAGTTTGATTGTACCTGTCATTAAAAATGCAGATCAGCTGAACTTAGTTGGATTAGCCAAACAGGTAAACAACCTGGCTGATGGTGCCCGTAATGGGAAATTAAAACCTGATGATACAACAGGTGGCACATTTACTATGACCAATGTTGGGACCTTTGGAAGTTTGATGGGCACTCCTATTATTAATCAGCCACAGGTTGCAATTCTTGCAGTTGGTGCTATTAAGAAAAGACCGGTGGTAATTGAAACACCACATGGCGACAGTATTGCCATCCGCCACATGATGTATTTAAGTATGAGTTATGATCACCGCATTATTGACGGAAGTCTTGGTGCTACTTTCTTAACAGCGGTGGCGAATGAATTGCAGAATTTTAATGGCGACAGAGATTTGTAACAGAAGCCGAGTCGAATTATAATCTGAATTTTGACATTATTTTAAAGAATGACTTTATAAAGTTATGGATTTGAACTCACGAACAGATAAATCATTCAAAAATCTTGCAACGTTTGCAGATGAAGTTCTTGTTGCATGTCCTCACTGCAATCATCGGGCAAATGTTTATGCAGAACAGGGAGAATATACAGTCCCATTTTCTACAAAGTCAAAAGCGATATTCAGATGTAATAATTGTTATAAGTCGTTGGACGAGAATTTATGGTATGGGCCAATAATAATTTCCCCTGCTAACTCAAATTGTGGTTATTGTGGCAGCATTTTAAAATTCAGTAAAAAAGTAAATAAATTTCAGGATAAAATCGAAGTTAAATGTCAAACTTGTGAGCAGGAGAAAAAGTATGATGTTCACTATACTTTGACTTACGCAAATAGTAAACAAGCAACCGATCCATATTTTGGTCTACAACTTTGGCTGCAAATCCCAGTCGATGAAAATGTTTTATGGGCATATAATTTTGAACATCTGGATTACCTGAAAAATATGTGGCGGCAAAACTCAGAGAAGCCGTAAGTGGTGGTAAATACTCCTTAATCTGGAAGTTGCCGGATTTTATCAAATTATCGAAAAATAGAACAAAGGTTTTAAAAGCTATTAATCGTCTTCAATTAAAATAAACAACTCCGGCTTTTAAGTCGGGGTTACTGTTTATGAGTTACTGGCTTTAGCCATGATCAATACTTCTTTCGTTCAAACAAATACTTCTTCCCTTTCCTCTTTACAATAAACAGGTTGTCGTATTCTGTTTCTGGAAGATCAGTCAGCAAATTCTGTCCCATCATTTTATTTACGAGGTCATCAACCGTATTGGAATGTCCAACAATCAAGACTGAACCTTTCTTAATACTTTTTAAACGGCTGATAAAACGGTCAACTGTATCTCTCGTACTATACATCTGAATAGTAATTCCCTTGAGCTCAGCCAAAGGTTTTGCGGTTGATGTAGTCCGGATTGTTTGCGTAGAAAAAATGGATTCAATTTTTTCTTTTGGCAGAACATTCTTTAAAGCAATCGCTCTTTGCTGCCCGGCTTCAGTCAATGGAACATCACTGCTCATATTTGCCGCTGCTGTTGCTTTCTCAGCATGACGTACAATATAAAAAGTGTTCCTGTTACAGGATGTAAGCAGAACCAAGAGAAAAGCGAACGTTAAAATAGAGCGCATAATGGTTGGTTTGAAACGATAAAGTAAGTTGTTCTTTTAATTAATCAAAGAGTTTTGTAAATTTAAGAAACAATAAACCGTAAAATCCTCAATCATGAAGACATTATCCGAAACCTGGTTTGCAGATGGCTACATTGATTTTGAGTTAAAAAAATATACACTCCTCGCCTATTTGCAGCAAGTCAACAACTATTTTAATGAAGCCAAGCTTTATCCGCAGCTGGCCGATGTCATCTTTCACTATAACAATCTTGTTGCTTTCAGGGAGAACAAAAAATACCTGCAGGAGCAGTTTCCCAAAAAGCTCACCGGAATTCAACTGGAAAAACTGCAGATGCTGTATGAGCAGATGATTGAAGACGATGAACTGATGCAGGAACTGGAAACCATTATGCATTATTCTATTGCTGAAATGAAAAATACCATCAGCAGCGGAACAGAAATTTATGAAATGGTGGAGCAGAGCATCAGCATTCAGCCAATCGGCATTATTCCTTTAGACACAAGCGAAGGTTATTTATTTCTCCGCAGTACACATGAAAAGCAAACCAAAGTGTACCAGTACCGGCTTGGTTTTTTTGAACGTCACGATGAACACTACCGCACACTTAAAACAAATTTCGTTGACAGCTGGATCAGCAATATTGCCAACAGTTATGAAAATATCAAGGGCGAACTAATCCGCAGTAAAGCCCAGTTACATAACCCGGCAGTGTATTGTATTGAAACTAATTTGTCTTACCCGGTTGATGAAACCTTTTTACCAATTGCTAAACGGAGCTTTGTGAAATTTCTGGCTGCCGCATAAAATAACAAAGCCAACATTTTAAATGTTGGCTTTGTTATTTTGAGGCAATCTGTTTATTCTACTTTCAATCCCCAGTCAACTCCTTTCTTGATCGCAGGTACACCTTCACTCATCCACACTGGCATGGGTGCTTCTTTCAGGTAGTGATCAAAGAATTGTGCCAAACGAACAGACAAATCTTTTCTATTTCTGCGTTCAACCAAATTATGGTCTTCGTCATTGTATTGTAACAGCCACACTTTTTTATCTAATCTTCTCAATGCAGTAAAGTATTCAATACTCTGGTACCAGGGTACAGCACCATCTTTGTCATTATGCATCAGCAGCAATGGAGTTGTTACTTTGTCTGCTTTAAACAAAGGCGAATTCTTTGTGTAAAGATCAGGACGCTGCCATGGAGTAAAGCCAATACGTGTCTGTGATTTTTCATACTGGAACTGGCGGCTGATACCTGAACCCCAGCGAATACCACCGTATGCACTGAACATATTGCTTACCGGTGCACCTGCTCCGGCTGCTGCAAAGATGTTTGTTCTTGTAACTAAGTAGGCAACCTGGTAGCCTCCCCAGCTCTGACCCTGTATCGCCATCTTTGTACTGTCAACAAATTTCATTTTGCTGAGATATTTCGCTGCACTTACAACAGAGTTGTAGGCGCTTTCTCCCGGCTGACCGTTTTTGTAATAAATGTTTGGATCAAATACTAAATAACCATTGCTGGTAAAATATGCGATGTTGATCGTTGATGCACTTGGCGCAGGTGTACGGTAATTGTACCTGGTATCTGCATTCTTTTCATAGAAATAAAAAATAACAGGATATTTTTTAGTGGGATCAAAATTCTCCGGTTTGAATAACAAACCTTCAGATTCTTTTCCATCAAACATTTTCCATTTATGCAGCTCAACAGTATACCAGTTGTAACCTTTCTGCTGTTCATTAATTGTGCTTAATTGAACTGCTGATTTCTGATCCTGTGCGTTGGCAACTGTTGTTGAGAATAAAGAAGGACTCATTTGTGGAGTCATTGCAGTATACACCAGTGCATCACTGTTCTTTGCTTTTGCTGTTCCGCCAAATGCATTAAAGGCCATTGGGTTTGTTGCAGGTATTGTTTCGTTTAATAAAAACGGATCACCTGCTTTATATATAACCCAACCACTTCCTTTTTCCTTATTATCAAATGTATTCAGCAGTAAGGTTTGACCATTTTTAATAAACCTTTGCTCCCTGTCTAACACAGTATTGCGGAATGTAAGCTGTTTTTTACGACCGATTCCATTGGTAATACAAACAGGTTTTGTTGCACCGGTTGGATCAACTTTCCAGATATCAAACTTATCATACACATACATCGCTGCATCGTTTTCATGCCAGCCCATAATACCATGTGGCGGCGGATCATCGGGATGATCATCATCTTCATCATACAATGGAACTTTAATATCTTTTGTAGCGTTGATCGTTTTACCAGTTGCTATATCATACACAATATAGTTCCTACCCTTCCAATCATACCAGCCAACAAATTTTCCTTTGGGTGAAATAATTCCCCCGCCTCTTATTTTATCAGCAATCATTTTCCGTTCACCGGTTCTTACATTCACCAGGAACAGTTTTTGATAATTGAATTGCTCCCATTGATTTTGTACCCGGTAACCTTTAGTTGATTCACCTAATGCAATATCTCCATTGTCTTCATCAGCTAATTCAATGCGTTCAAGGTTTTCATCCGCTAAAGAAACAGTTGTATTAGCGTCATCATGAATAACAGACAAATAACTTCTGCGTAATTCCATTGTTGCCTGTAATAATTGCTGTGGCTGCAGTTCATCATCCTTGTAGTTCCATATATCGAGTCTTGCTGTTTCGAAATCAACAATGTTGGTATCCTTTGGCTGACGGACAGGTGTCAATCCAAAAAACAACCGTTTCCCGTTCTGACTGAATCTATTCATAAAATCAGGACTCACCGTCATGCCTGATTTTATACCTGCCGTTTTTCTGTCTGCTTTCAGTTTTGCACTGTCAAGCCCCGGCTTATAATACCATAGCTTATAAAATTTTCTCAATGCTTTGGCTACACTGTCTCTTTCTGCAACAAATGCCAGTTGATTTCCTTCTTCATCAAAAGCAAAATTCTTTGCCTCATTAAATCCTTTCATTACTGTATCAATCTTTCCTGTTGCAGTATTCATCCACAACACGGTTGCTCTTGATAAGGTATCCCCATTCTTTTTGGTTGTTTCAATCAAAAGTGCATTTCCTTTTTCACTGAAATAATAATCGCTCACTAATTTGAATTTCTTTTCCTCACCGGTTACTGTATTTCTTACAACCAGTTCAGTTCCTTCTTCCACCGGATCATCCGTAGGTTTAACTGCTCCAGGCTTTGTTTCTTTTTTAGCAGGTTGTAAAACAGTTAAGCCTTTTGTTTTTGCTTCATTGGCTTTGTTCTTTAAACTGTCGGCAATTCTCATCAGGGAGTCAGCCATTGAAACCATTTTATTAATCT
Coding sequences within it:
- a CDS encoding 2-oxo acid dehydrogenase subunit E2, with product MALVDLIMPKLGESIMEATILRWHKKPGDSIKMDETVLDIATDKVDSEVPSTAEGVLSEVLFNENDVVPIGAVIARIKTGTAELFAPAQAPSPVYESVKAEVMDEDIPYQPAGAKVSAPTNGIRFYSPLVLNIAAQEGIGMAELEKIPGTGNEGRVTKKDILQYVSDRKGTGGARVQESRQEEVMVVPMNRVETQQQQPSSVSSSTAPTIYSGNVEIIEMDRMRKLIADHMVKSKHTSPHVTSFTEADVTNLVQWRDKMKKEFEKREGTKITFTPLFIEAIVKCIKKYPLINSSVDGDRIIVKKDINIGMATALPSGSLIVPVIKNADQLNLVGLAKQVNNLADGARNGKLKPDDTTGGTFTMTNVGTFGSLMGTPIINQPQVAILAVGAIKKRPVVIETPHGDSIAIRHMMYLSMSYDHRIIDGSLGATFLTAVANELQNFNGDRDL
- a CDS encoding histidine phosphatase family protein — protein: MRSILTFAFLLVLLTSCNRNTFYIVRHAEKATAAANMSSDVPLTEAGQQRAIALKNVLPKEKIESIFSTQTIRTTSTAKPLAELKGITIQMYSTRDTVDRFISRLKSIKKGSVLIVGHSNTVDDLVNKMMGQNLLTDLPETEYDNLFIVKRKGKKYLFERKKY
- a CDS encoding S9 family peptidase, which gives rise to MRKLFPGIFLLMLPLISMAQSKKPLDHSVYDKWQSIQSPQISNDGKWVLYMVNPQEGDGELIIQSTDGKYKKSIARGYNSLITQDSRFVVFKIRPLFKDTRDARIKKKRPDDMPKDSLAIVEFGKDSVWKVAKVKTYKAPEKGSGWLAYHMEKTMPEPAKPQAKPDSLTQINKMVSMADSLMRIADSLKNKANEAKTKGLTVLQPAKKETKPGAVKPTDDPVEEGTELVVRNTVTGEEKKFKLVSDYYFSEKGNALLIETTKKNGDTLSRATVLWMNTATGKIDTVMKGFNEAKNFAFDEEGNQLAFVAERDSVAKALRKFYKLWYYKPGLDSAKLKADRKTAGIKSGMTVSPDFMNRFSQNGKRLFFGLTPVRQPKDTNIVDFETARLDIWNYKDDELQPQQLLQATMELRRSYLSVIHDDANTTVSLADENLERIELADEDNGDIALGESTKGYRVQNQWEQFNYQKLFLVNVRTGERKMIADKIRGGGIISPKGKFVGWYDWKGRNYIVYDIATGKTINATKDIKVPLYDEDDDHPDDPPPHGIMGWHENDAAMYVYDKFDIWKVDPTGATKPVCITNGIGRKKQLTFRNTVLDREQRFIKNGQTLLLNTFDNKEKGSGWVIYKAGDPFLLNETIPATNPMAFNAFGGTAKAKNSDALVYTAMTPQMSPSLFSTTVANAQDQKSAVQLSTINEQQKGYNWYTVELHKWKMFDGKESEGLLFKPENFDPTKKYPVIFYFYEKNADTRYNYRTPAPSASTINIAYFTSNGYLVFDPNIYYKNGQPGESAYNSVVSAAKYLSKMKFVDSTKMAIQGQSWGGYQVAYLVTRTNIFAAAGAGAPVSNMFSAYGGIRWGSGISRQFQYEKSQTRIGFTPWQRPDLYTKNSPLFKADKVTTPLLLMHNDKDGAVPWYQSIEYFTALRRLDKKVWLLQYNDEDHNLVERRNRKDLSVRLAQFFDHYLKEAPMPVWMSEGVPAIKKGVDWGLKVE